From Chryseobacterium gallinarum, one genomic window encodes:
- a CDS encoding hydroxymethylglutaryl-CoA lyase, with product MFLTECPRDAMQGWGEFIPTNKKIDYINSLMDVGFDVLDCLSFVSPKAIPQMADSDEVAENIDKSRSKTKVSAIIGNYRGAEKALKHQSVDILGFPFSISETFQYRNTNKSQEEAFDEIIRMLDLVKSEGKQLNIYFSMAFGNPYGEMWKWEDVDQWAQRFSEIGVKDILLSDTTGVATPETIALLFEKIPSKYPAINFGGHFHNRYEDSYSKLKAAYDKGCRRFDSAIKGIGGCPMAKDDLVGNMPTEQVINFMSVEKVDHKLNLLNFESSYNKAKDIFHF from the coding sequence CTTACCGAATGTCCTAGAGATGCCATGCAGGGGTGGGGAGAGTTCATCCCTACCAATAAAAAAATAGATTATATCAACTCTTTAATGGATGTTGGTTTTGATGTATTGGACTGTCTGAGTTTTGTTTCTCCAAAAGCAATCCCTCAGATGGCTGACTCTGATGAGGTGGCAGAAAATATTGATAAATCCCGCTCCAAGACGAAAGTTTCTGCGATTATCGGAAATTATAGAGGAGCAGAAAAAGCTTTGAAGCACCAGTCGGTGGATATTCTTGGATTTCCTTTTTCTATTTCTGAAACTTTTCAGTATAGAAATACCAACAAAAGCCAGGAAGAAGCTTTTGATGAAATTATAAGAATGCTTGATCTGGTAAAAAGTGAAGGAAAACAACTGAACATCTACTTTTCCATGGCTTTTGGAAACCCTTACGGTGAAATGTGGAAATGGGAAGATGTAGACCAGTGGGCACAGCGATTTTCAGAAATCGGGGTGAAAGATATCTTGCTTTCGGATACAACAGGAGTGGCAACTCCGGAAACCATTGCTCTTTTATTTGAAAAAATCCCATCCAAATATCCTGCAATCAATTTTGGTGGACATTTTCACAACCGTTACGAAGATTCTTATTCCAAATTGAAAGCAGCTTATGATAAAGGTTGCAGAAGATTTGACAGCGCGATTAAAGGAATTGGAGGATGCCCGATGGCCAAGGACGATCTTGTAGGAAATATGCCTACAGAACAGGTTATTAACTTTATGAGCGTTGAAAAGGTAGATCATAAACTAAACCTGCTCAACTTTGAAAGCTCTTATAATAAAGCAAAAGATATTTTTCATTTTTAA